One stretch of Oceanimonas pelagia DNA includes these proteins:
- a CDS encoding efflux RND transporter permease subunit has translation MRALIAAAVYRSRATLLAFMLLLLGGVGAYQAIPKEANPDVTIPIMYVSMALEGISPEDGERLLVRPMEQELRTLEGVKKMTSTASEGHAAVMLEFDAGFDPKQALQEVREKVDSARSELPQEADEPVVHEINVALFPVLSVALSGPLAEGELVMIARRLKDEIEGIAEVLEVDIGGDREDVLEILVDPQVLDGYGIDYTQLFNLVSRNNRLVAAGSLDTGAGRLAIKVPGVIEDLDDVLGLPLKVSGDSVVTFADVATLRRTFKDPAGFARINGQPGVVLEVSKRAGANIIETIARVKALLARAQPLLPEGVNIDYIMDQSTQIETMLADLLNNVLTAVTLVLVLILATMGARLAVMVGLTIPGAFFAGILIIWGIGFTMNIIVLFALILVAGMLVDGAIVVSELADRHLHEGQTPKEAWINAAHRMSWPVIASTFTTLAVFLPLLFWPGVVGQFMQYLPATVIICLLASLAMALVFLPTMGGLGRAGGVPRAPVVVPGLNHYRRLLAWLLRRPGLTLLGTLGLIALIYAGYARFNHGVEFFPDIEPDSAQLQVRARGDLSVYEKDALLREVEHRLTGLTEVKALYARSFAMADNQRGSDVIGVLQFQFTDWYLRRPASAIRETMLARTADIPGVALEFREQQMGPGGGKPVEIRLSGSDDATLSEATDRLRHAMIELGGFADIEDDRSLPGIEWRLRVNREAAARMGADVLSVGNAVQLVTNGLRLASYRPEDASDEVDIRVRLPGHWRSVDQLSRLTLNTPRGQVPLSQFVTLTPAPKVGTLHRVDGRRTVTIKADIAEGFRLDERLTALQRSGVTLPDGVALTVAGEDADQREAAQFLTTAFVVALLLMTLILVTQFNSLYQTALVLSAIVFSTAGVLMGLLLNGQSFGIVMVGMGIIALAGIVVNNNIVLIDTFNQLRADGMNPVEAALETGCLRLRPVLLTAITTVLGLMPMVLGVNVDLLAPSLGLGAPSTQWWTQLSSAIAGGLAFATLLTLLLTPCMLVLRESRKPSSREL, from the coding sequence ATGAGGGCCCTGATTGCCGCCGCCGTGTACCGCAGCCGGGCCACCCTGCTGGCCTTTATGCTGTTGCTGCTGGGTGGCGTGGGGGCCTACCAGGCCATTCCCAAGGAAGCCAACCCCGACGTCACCATTCCCATCATGTATGTGTCCATGGCGCTGGAAGGCATCAGCCCGGAAGACGGCGAGCGCCTGCTGGTGCGGCCCATGGAGCAGGAACTGCGCACCCTGGAAGGGGTGAAAAAAATGACCTCCACCGCCAGCGAGGGCCATGCGGCGGTGATGCTGGAATTTGATGCCGGTTTTGATCCCAAACAGGCGCTGCAGGAAGTGCGTGAAAAGGTGGACTCGGCGCGCAGCGAACTGCCCCAGGAAGCGGACGAGCCGGTGGTGCACGAGATCAACGTGGCGCTGTTTCCGGTGTTGTCGGTGGCGCTGTCGGGACCGCTGGCGGAAGGCGAACTGGTGATGATTGCCCGCCGCCTCAAGGACGAAATCGAGGGCATTGCCGAGGTGCTGGAAGTGGACATCGGCGGTGACCGGGAAGACGTGCTGGAAATTCTGGTCGACCCCCAGGTGCTCGACGGCTACGGCATCGACTATACGCAACTGTTCAATCTGGTGTCCCGCAACAACCGGCTGGTGGCCGCCGGCAGCCTGGACACCGGCGCCGGCCGGCTGGCCATCAAGGTACCCGGGGTGATCGAGGATCTGGACGACGTGCTGGGCCTGCCGCTCAAGGTGAGCGGCGATAGCGTGGTTACCTTTGCCGATGTGGCCACCCTGCGGCGCACCTTCAAGGATCCCGCCGGCTTTGCCCGCATCAACGGCCAGCCCGGTGTGGTGCTGGAGGTGAGCAAGCGCGCCGGCGCCAACATCATCGAGACCATCGCCCGGGTCAAGGCATTGCTGGCGCGGGCGCAGCCCCTGCTGCCCGAGGGGGTGAACATCGACTACATCATGGATCAGTCCACCCAGATTGAAACCATGCTGGCGGATCTGCTCAACAATGTGCTCACCGCCGTGACATTGGTACTGGTGCTGATCCTGGCCACCATGGGCGCGCGCCTGGCGGTGATGGTGGGCCTCACCATTCCCGGCGCCTTTTTTGCCGGTATTCTGATCATCTGGGGCATCGGCTTTACCATGAACATTATCGTGCTGTTTGCCCTTATTCTGGTGGCGGGCATGCTGGTGGACGGGGCCATCGTAGTGAGCGAGCTGGCCGACCGCCACCTGCACGAAGGGCAAACACCGAAGGAAGCCTGGATCAACGCCGCCCATCGCATGAGCTGGCCGGTGATCGCCTCCACCTTTACCACCCTGGCGGTATTCCTGCCGCTGCTGTTCTGGCCCGGGGTGGTGGGCCAGTTTATGCAATACCTGCCCGCCACCGTGATCATCTGTCTGCTGGCGTCTCTGGCCATGGCGCTGGTGTTTTTGCCCACCATGGGCGGGCTGGGCCGGGCCGGTGGTGTGCCCAGAGCGCCTGTGGTGGTGCCCGGACTGAACCACTACCGCCGGCTGCTGGCCTGGCTGCTGCGCCGCCCCGGGCTGACCCTGCTGGGCACTCTTGGGCTGATTGCGCTCATCTATGCCGGTTATGCCCGTTTTAACCACGGGGTGGAGTTCTTTCCCGATATCGAGCCCGACAGCGCCCAGCTGCAGGTGCGCGCCAGAGGGGATCTGTCCGTTTATGAGAAGGATGCCCTGCTGCGGGAAGTGGAGCACCGGCTCACCGGCCTCACCGAGGTGAAGGCGCTCTATGCCCGCAGCTTTGCCATGGCCGACAACCAGCGCGGCAGCGATGTGATTGGCGTGCTGCAGTTTCAGTTCACCGACTGGTATCTGCGCCGCCCGGCCAGCGCCATTCGGGAAACCATGCTGGCGCGTACCGCCGATATTCCCGGGGTGGCGCTGGAGTTTCGTGAGCAGCAAATGGGGCCGGGCGGTGGCAAGCCGGTGGAAATCCGGCTGTCGGGCAGCGACGATGCCACCCTGAGTGAGGCCACCGATCGGCTGCGTCATGCCATGATCGAACTGGGCGGGTTTGCCGATATCGAGGACGATCGCAGCCTGCCGGGCATTGAATGGCGGCTGCGGGTGAACCGGGAAGCCGCCGCCCGCATGGGGGCCGATGTGCTCAGTGTGGGCAATGCGGTGCAGCTGGTGACCAACGGCCTGCGCCTGGCCAGCTACCGGCCGGAAGATGCCAGCGACGAGGTGGACATTCGGGTGCGGCTACCAGGCCACTGGCGCTCGGTGGATCAGCTCTCCCGCCTGACCCTGAATACCCCCCGGGGCCAGGTGCCGCTCAGCCAGTTCGTGACCCTGACCCCGGCGCCCAAGGTGGGCACCCTGCACCGGGTGGATGGCCGACGCACCGTCACCATCAAGGCCGACATTGCCGAGGGCTTTCGCCTCGACGAGCGGCTGACGGCGCTGCAGCGAAGTGGTGTGACACTGCCGGATGGCGTGGCCCTGACCGTGGCCGGAGAAGATGCGGATCAGCGTGAAGCGGCGCAGTTTCTGACCACCGCCTTTGTGGTGGCGCTGTTGCTGATGACGCTGATCCTGGTGACCCAGTTCAACAGCCTGTACCAGACCGCGCTGGTGCTGTCGGCCATTGTGTTTTCCACCGCCGGGGTGCTGATGGGGCTGCTGCTGAACGGTCAGTCGTTCGGCATTGTGATGGTGGGTATGGGCATCATCGCCCTGGCGGGCATAGTGGTGAACAACAATATCGTGCTGATCGACACCTTCAACCAGTTGCGGGCCGATGGCATGAACCCGGTGGAGGCGGCGCTGGAAACCGGCTGCCTGCGTCTGCGCCCGGTGCTGCTCACCGCCATTACCACGGTACTGGGGCTGATGCCCATGGTGCTGGGGGTGAATGTGGACCTGCTGGCGCCGTCCCTGGGGCTGGGCGCGCCCTCCACCCAGTGGTGGACCCAGCTCTCCAGCGCCATTGCCGGCGGCCTGGCCTTTGCCACCCTGCTGACCCTGCTGCTCACCCCCTGCATGCTGGTCTTAAGGGAAAGCCGGAAACCCTCTTCGAGGGAGCTGTAA
- a CDS encoding efflux RND transporter periplasmic adaptor subunit has protein sequence MMATGWRERLSRHQALAWGLGLVLVVVFWLWRGQVYQAASEAPEPAAAASPAPEFRLQVQTLAAEPYRPEVVVQGQLQAVRQLVMRARVEGTVERMPALGQAVSAGEELLRLSTDDRQVNLARAEAERALRVAELAAAERLRGKGLLAETDFLQRQSAASQAEAALTQARLALEHSRPAAPFAGTVDAHHVEVGDYVRAGDALLTLVDAGALKLMAQVPQQQVSGLVPGLPVTAVLLDGRELAGTLSFVASAADAATRSFAVEARFANPQGERLAGASAELRIVLPSRPAHRLSPALLALDERGRPGVPVVDEQNRLQLVPVTLLAITPNEIWVDGLPARPRVVTRGAGFVAEGEPVAVREPAE, from the coding sequence ATGATGGCAACGGGTTGGCGTGAACGGCTGAGCAGGCACCAGGCCCTGGCATGGGGGCTGGGTCTGGTGCTGGTGGTGGTGTTCTGGCTGTGGCGGGGACAGGTTTATCAGGCGGCGAGCGAGGCTCCCGAGCCCGCCGCCGCGGCGAGCCCTGCGCCCGAGTTCCGGCTGCAGGTGCAGACCCTGGCCGCCGAGCCCTACCGGCCCGAGGTGGTGGTGCAGGGGCAACTGCAGGCGGTGCGGCAACTGGTGATGCGTGCCCGGGTGGAAGGCACGGTAGAGCGAATGCCCGCGCTGGGCCAGGCGGTCAGTGCCGGCGAGGAGTTGCTCAGACTCAGTACCGACGATCGCCAGGTCAACCTGGCCCGGGCCGAAGCGGAGCGGGCGTTGCGGGTGGCCGAGCTGGCCGCCGCCGAGCGGCTCAGGGGCAAGGGGCTGCTGGCCGAAACCGACTTCCTGCAGCGTCAGTCCGCCGCTTCCCAGGCCGAGGCGGCTCTCACTCAGGCCCGGCTGGCGCTGGAGCACAGCCGGCCGGCCGCACCCTTTGCCGGCACCGTGGATGCTCACCACGTGGAGGTGGGGGATTACGTCAGGGCCGGCGATGCCTTGCTTACCTTGGTGGATGCCGGCGCGCTGAAACTCATGGCGCAGGTGCCCCAGCAGCAGGTGAGCGGGCTGGTTCCGGGCCTGCCGGTCACCGCCGTGCTGCTGGACGGCCGCGAGCTGGCCGGCACCCTCAGCTTTGTGGCCAGCGCCGCCGATGCCGCCACCCGCAGCTTTGCGGTGGAAGCCCGTTTTGCCAACCCGCAGGGGGAGCGCCTGGCCGGCGCCAGTGCCGAGTTGCGCATTGTGCTGCCGTCCCGTCCGGCTCACCGGCTGTCGCCGGCGTTGCTGGCGCTGGATGAACGGGGCCGGCCCGGCGTACCGGTGGTGGACGAGCAAAACCGGCTGCAACTGGTGCCGGTGACCCTGCTCGCCATTACCCCGAATGAGATCTGGGTCGACGGCCTGCCCGCACGGCCCAGGGTGGTGACCCGGGGCGCCGGTTTTGTGGCCGAGGGCGAGCCGGTGGCGGTGCGGGAGCCGGCCGAATGA
- the purK gene encoding 5-(carboxyamino)imidazole ribonucleotide synthase codes for MSRIWVLGAGQLGQMLKHAGMPLNLDVRPVDIESEDTFPLEAHEKVTAEREQWPETAATRQLAAHPAFVNLNTFPILADRYTQKSLIDRLGLATAPWRLVETDTSAEDLHHVLGERVLLKRRTGGYDGRGQHWLREPGRDAIPDDWHEQAIAEQAIDFDEEASVVGMRGEDGQCYFYPLTLNLHVNGILLGSVSPLARLAHLQAEAERMLGTLMNDLDYVGVMAMECFRVGDRLLINELAPRVHNSGHWTQAGANVSQFEAHLRAVAGLPLVAPTVKNTSVMVNLVGTERNDDWLSVPGAELYWYGKEVRPGRKVGHINFCLSNAADTRAALDKLEPMLPASYGIVLDWLRSQLD; via the coding sequence ATGAGCCGTATCTGGGTACTGGGTGCCGGCCAGCTCGGCCAGATGCTGAAACATGCGGGTATGCCCCTCAATCTGGATGTACGTCCGGTTGATATTGAGTCCGAAGACACCTTTCCGCTGGAAGCCCATGAAAAGGTGACCGCCGAGCGCGAACAGTGGCCCGAAACCGCCGCCACCCGCCAGCTGGCGGCGCACCCGGCGTTTGTGAACCTGAACACCTTTCCTATTCTCGCCGACCGCTACACCCAGAAGTCACTGATCGACAGGCTGGGTCTGGCCACCGCGCCCTGGCGGCTGGTGGAAACCGACACCAGCGCCGAGGATCTGCACCACGTCCTGGGTGAGCGGGTGCTGCTCAAGCGCCGCACCGGCGGCTACGACGGTCGCGGCCAGCACTGGCTGCGCGAGCCGGGCCGGGATGCCATTCCCGACGACTGGCACGAGCAGGCCATTGCCGAGCAGGCCATCGATTTTGACGAGGAAGCCTCCGTCGTCGGCATGCGCGGCGAAGACGGCCAGTGTTATTTCTATCCGCTGACCCTCAACCTGCACGTGAACGGCATTCTGCTGGGCTCGGTGTCGCCGCTGGCGCGGCTGGCGCACCTGCAGGCCGAGGCCGAGCGCATGCTGGGTACCCTGATGAACGACCTCGACTATGTCGGCGTCATGGCCATGGAGTGCTTCCGGGTCGGCGATCGGCTGCTCATCAACGAGCTGGCGCCGCGGGTACACAACAGCGGTCACTGGACTCAGGCCGGTGCCAACGTCAGCCAGTTCGAGGCGCATCTGCGCGCCGTGGCCGGCCTGCCACTGGTGGCGCCCACGGTGAAAAACACCAGTGTCATGGTCAACCTGGTGGGCACCGAGCGCAACGACGACTGGCTGTCGGTGCCCGGTGCCGAGCTGTACTGGTACGGCAAGGAGGTGCGTCCGGGCCGCAAGGTGGGGCACATCAACTTCTGCCTGAGCAATGCGGCCGACACCAGGGCCGCGCTGGACAAGCTGGAGCCCATGCTCCCCGCCAGCTACGGCATTGTGCTCGACTGGCTGCGCAGCCAGCTCGACTGA
- the purE gene encoding 5-(carboxyamino)imidazole ribonucleotide mutase: protein MQAKVAVIMGSKSDWPTMQGAAEIMDKLQVSYTVEVVSAHRTPDKLMEFGEKAVERGYQVIIAGAGGAAHLPGMVAAKTRLPVLGVPVQSKALSGLDSLLSIVQMPKGVAVGTLAIGTAGAFNAGLLACQMLANHDAELAERLEAFRNEQTSTVLGSPDPREDA, encoded by the coding sequence ATGCAAGCAAAAGTTGCCGTCATCATGGGCTCGAAAAGCGACTGGCCCACCATGCAGGGCGCCGCAGAGATCATGGACAAGCTGCAGGTGTCCTACACAGTGGAAGTGGTGTCGGCGCACCGCACCCCCGACAAGCTGATGGAATTCGGTGAAAAGGCGGTGGAGCGCGGCTATCAGGTGATTATCGCCGGTGCCGGCGGTGCCGCCCACCTGCCGGGCATGGTGGCTGCCAAAACCCGCCTGCCGGTGCTGGGCGTGCCGGTACAGAGCAAGGCCCTGAGCGGCCTCGACAGCCTGCTGTCCATCGTGCAGATGCCCAAGGGTGTGGCCGTGGGTACCCTGGCCATCGGCACCGCCGGTGCCTTCAACGCCGGCCTGCTGGCCTGCCAGATGCTGGCGAATCACGACGCCGAGCTGGCCGAGCGGCTGGAAGCGTTCCGCAACGAGCAGACCAGCACCGTGCTGGGTAGCCCGGATCCGCGGGAGGACGCATGA
- a CDS encoding sodium:solute symporter family protein — MNLELYQFSSTTVLLLLAAFYGGTYLITTFIKKEQEDTDAFMVSNHSVGFGMGAASMTATWIWAASFYAAATSGYTYGVSGPLHYGLWGALMILFIYPFGRRFRALAPNAHTLGEVIHARHGSSSQLILAFSNLLGSIISLMVNFTAAGALVSVLSPLSFQTGVIIAGVGVLSYTLWSGFRASVLTDFAQLIALMAIAVVIIPAVLFAMGGPAEVMNGFDHLTAEQANLFSTEAILHQGAPYFVAVLAYAIGNQTISQRLFAVNEQHIKPTFITATLGYGAIVIGLGMIGLMALANGVEPLNGDMNNLIPQMVSSYLPPVFIGLFFILVIGSLSSTADSDLSALSAIVMADVYGKNIARGKADPKRMLFIGRLTMIVATMLGIVFASFSLDILVMLVFVGALWGAIVFPVIASCFWNRVTNRAFTSSVIVALLMFCVARFELLPMTGAVALAFELLASLGGGVVIGLMAFGFFGRHVGFIAGILAGLALMYFATGFLREYTVLLSSLVAYGVSTLVCVVMSLMERREFDFDLIKQRVGNYDDRFEHATPAAMQTADLAKES, encoded by the coding sequence ATGAACTTGGAACTCTATCAATTTTCCAGCACGACCGTGCTGCTGCTGCTGGCCGCCTTTTACGGCGGAACCTACTTAATCACCACCTTCATCAAGAAGGAGCAGGAAGACACCGACGCCTTTATGGTGTCCAACCACAGCGTAGGCTTTGGCATGGGCGCGGCCAGCATGACCGCCACCTGGATCTGGGCCGCCTCCTTCTACGCCGCCGCCACCTCGGGCTACACCTATGGCGTGTCCGGCCCGCTGCACTACGGCCTGTGGGGCGCACTGATGATTTTGTTCATCTACCCCTTTGGCCGGCGCTTTCGTGCCCTGGCGCCCAACGCCCATACCCTGGGTGAGGTGATCCACGCCCGTCACGGCTCCTCCAGCCAGCTGATCCTGGCGTTTTCCAACCTGCTGGGCAGCATCATCAGCCTGATGGTGAACTTCACCGCCGCCGGGGCTCTGGTGTCGGTGCTGTCGCCGCTGTCGTTCCAGACCGGGGTGATCATCGCCGGTGTGGGCGTGCTCAGCTACACCCTGTGGTCGGGCTTTCGTGCCTCCGTGCTCACCGACTTCGCCCAGCTGATTGCGCTCATGGCCATTGCCGTGGTGATCATTCCCGCCGTGCTGTTTGCCATGGGTGGCCCGGCCGAGGTGATGAACGGCTTTGATCACCTCACCGCCGAGCAGGCCAACCTGTTCTCCACCGAGGCCATTCTGCATCAGGGCGCGCCCTATTTTGTGGCGGTGCTGGCCTATGCCATTGGTAACCAGACCATTTCCCAGCGGCTGTTTGCGGTGAATGAGCAGCACATCAAGCCTACCTTTATTACCGCTACCCTCGGTTACGGCGCCATTGTGATTGGCCTGGGCATGATTGGCCTGATGGCACTGGCCAACGGTGTTGAGCCCCTCAACGGCGACATGAACAACCTGATCCCGCAGATGGTGTCCAGCTACCTGCCGCCGGTGTTTATCGGCCTGTTCTTTATTCTGGTGATCGGCTCGCTGTCTTCCACCGCCGACTCGGACCTGTCGGCGCTGTCCGCCATCGTGATGGCCGACGTCTACGGCAAGAACATCGCCAGGGGCAAGGCCGATCCCAAACGCATGCTGTTTATCGGCCGGCTGACCATGATAGTGGCCACCATGCTGGGCATCGTGTTCGCCAGCTTCTCCCTCGACATTCTGGTGATGCTGGTGTTTGTGGGCGCGCTGTGGGGGGCCATCGTGTTCCCGGTGATCGCCAGCTGTTTCTGGAACCGGGTCACCAACCGCGCCTTTACCTCGTCGGTGATTGTGGCCCTGCTCATGTTCTGCGTGGCCCGTTTTGAGCTGTTGCCCATGACCGGTGCCGTGGCCCTGGCGTTTGAACTGCTCGCCAGCCTCGGCGGCGGCGTGGTGATCGGCCTGATGGCGTTTGGCTTTTTTGGCCGCCACGTCGGCTTTATTGCCGGCATTCTCGCCGGCCTGGCGCTGATGTATTTCGCCACCGGTTTCCTGCGGGAATACACCGTACTGCTGTCTTCCCTGGTGGCCTACGGCGTCAGCACCCTGGTGTGTGTGGTGATGAGCCTGATGGAACGCCGGGAATTCGACTTTGACCTGATCAAGCAGCGCGTGGGCAACTACGACGATCGCTTTGAACATGCCACTCCGGCGGCCATGCAAACCGCCGACCTTGCCAAGGAGTCCTGA
- a CDS encoding putative transporter small subunit gives MNELTLGAYILIWPALTLWVLIMICRGVWKDIVAARKENRELV, from the coding sequence ATGAACGAACTGACCCTGGGGGCCTACATTCTGATCTGGCCCGCTCTCACCCTCTGGGTGCTGATCATGATCTGCCGCGGCGTGTGGAAAGACATTGTCGCCGCCAGAAAGGAAAACCGCGAGCTGGTGTAA
- a CDS encoding sodium-dependent bicarbonate transport family permease: protein MPDIVVAFFALGVVAGLARSDLQVPKAAYDTLGILLMLTIGFKGGLALHGNLHWQLVPELLAVASLGVLIPLLCYPLARRLLRLDQANSASLAAHYGSVSAGTFAVALAYAQTLQLEIAPETTLYLVLLELPAIVVAISLYKRLAGQDGVASSGSVWHEALTSRGVVLLTGGVLIGYFYGPERAAPVSELFIHAFKALLALFLLEMGLCAAKALTPVPWKRWPVMLFALVAPLALASLGALTATLLGLPAGSALILVALVASASYIAAPAAIGAAIEKADIGLAMLASLAVTFPFNVLVGIPLYARWLAA, encoded by the coding sequence ATGCCGGATATAGTGGTGGCGTTTTTTGCGCTGGGAGTGGTGGCGGGACTGGCCCGCTCCGATTTGCAGGTGCCCAAGGCGGCCTACGATACCCTGGGGATCCTGCTTATGCTGACCATCGGTTTCAAGGGCGGGCTGGCGCTGCACGGCAACCTGCACTGGCAGCTGGTGCCGGAGCTGCTGGCGGTGGCCTCACTGGGCGTATTGATCCCGCTGCTGTGCTACCCGCTGGCCCGGCGGCTGCTGCGCCTGGATCAGGCCAACAGTGCCAGCCTGGCCGCCCACTACGGCTCGGTGAGTGCCGGCACCTTTGCGGTGGCCCTGGCCTACGCCCAGACCCTGCAGCTGGAGATCGCGCCGGAAACCACCCTCTACCTGGTGCTGCTGGAGCTGCCCGCCATCGTGGTGGCCATTTCCCTGTACAAGCGGCTGGCGGGCCAGGATGGTGTTGCCAGCAGCGGCAGTGTGTGGCATGAAGCCCTGACCAGCCGGGGCGTGGTGCTGCTCACCGGTGGTGTGCTTATCGGTTATTTCTATGGCCCCGAACGGGCAGCGCCGGTGAGTGAGCTGTTTATTCACGCCTTCAAGGCGCTGCTGGCACTGTTTTTGCTGGAAATGGGGCTGTGCGCGGCCAAGGCGCTGACGCCGGTGCCCTGGAAACGCTGGCCGGTGATGCTGTTTGCGCTGGTGGCTCCCCTAGCGCTGGCCAGCCTGGGTGCGCTGACCGCCACCCTGCTCGGTCTGCCGGCGGGCAGTGCGCTCATTCTGGTGGCGCTGGTGGCCAGTGCTTCCTACATTGCCGCGCCGGCCGCCATTGGCGCCGCCATCGAAAAAGCCGACATTGGCCTCGCCATGCTGGCCTCGCTGGCGGTGACCTTTCCCTTTAACGTGCTGGTGGGCATACCGCTCTATGCCCGCTGGCTGGCGGCCTGA
- a CDS encoding LysR family transcriptional regulator translates to MNVRHLTFRLLQVYVAVVRLGSVSRAAAQLHLTQPTVSQQLKRLAEAVGEPLLDGQMKPTFIGTELYHAALDALSRFDDFGGFLQDARQGTRGSFSIGVVTTAKYILPRLLGPFNRQYPGVEVSISVGNRGYILERHRHQQDDVYLFSHPPTGEHTLSGRFIHNPLVLITPPDHWAVKQPPARFADLLNERFLLREPGSATRLVFEEWLRSRNLQLKRVMQIESNEVIRMSVEQGLGLAVLSEHTLAEGQQRLGRPALAEFPLGSYWYLVCHGNRRLPYPAANFVRFVNDHLARCVDERYIHNDLAALLGHIGSDLQPE, encoded by the coding sequence ATGAATGTACGCCACCTGACCTTTCGCCTGCTGCAGGTGTATGTGGCCGTGGTGCGGCTGGGCTCGGTGTCCCGGGCCGCCGCCCAGCTGCACCTGACCCAGCCCACCGTCTCCCAGCAGCTCAAGCGCCTGGCCGAGGCGGTGGGCGAACCACTGCTGGATGGCCAGATGAAACCCACCTTTATCGGCACCGAGCTCTACCATGCCGCCCTCGACGCCCTGTCCCGCTTTGACGACTTTGGCGGTTTTCTGCAGGACGCCCGCCAGGGCACCCGGGGCAGCTTCAGCATTGGTGTGGTGACCACCGCCAAATACATATTGCCCCGGCTGCTGGGACCTTTTAACCGGCAATATCCCGGGGTGGAGGTATCCATCAGCGTGGGCAACCGGGGCTATATTCTGGAGCGCCACCGCCACCAGCAGGACGACGTCTACCTGTTCAGCCACCCGCCCACCGGCGAGCACACCCTGAGCGGACGCTTTATTCACAATCCGCTGGTGCTGATCACCCCTCCCGATCACTGGGCGGTGAAACAACCACCGGCGCGCTTTGCCGATCTGCTCAACGAGCGCTTTTTACTGCGGGAGCCGGGCAGTGCCACCCGGCTGGTATTCGAGGAATGGCTGCGCAGCCGCAACCTGCAACTGAAGCGGGTGATGCAGATAGAAAGCAACGAGGTCATTCGCATGAGCGTGGAGCAGGGCCTGGGGCTGGCGGTGCTGTCCGAGCACACCCTGGCGGAAGGCCAGCAGCGGCTGGGCCGGCCGGCCCTGGCCGAATTCCCGCTCGGCAGCTACTGGTATCTGGTGTGCCACGGCAACCGCCGCCTGCCCTATCCCGCCGCCAACTTCGTGCGCTTTGTCAACGACCACCTCGCCCGCTGCGTGGACGAGCGCTACATTCACAACGATCTGGCCGCCCTGCTGGGGCATATCGGCAGCGACCTGCAGCCGGAGTAA
- a CDS encoding NRDE family protein yields the protein MCLIAFDWQPADGRLLLLANRDEFHARPTAPAGWWPEHPGLWAGRDLQAGGTWLGITRSGRFAALTNFREGALQAGKRSRGELVTGFLTGERSPAEYVRQVLQRGDDYAGFNLLVGDLRSGAFYYGGNRCEAGAHALQAGIYGLSNGLLNTPWPKTVRLKRGLAGLTAGDDDAALALLSDPTRAPDAALPETGVPFELERRLSSVFITGDDYGTRSQTVLSVEQGRVRILEQGRGPRGRLLHRRRAEWRLAPGV from the coding sequence GTGTGTTTAATTGCCTTTGACTGGCAACCGGCCGACGGCCGGTTGCTGTTGCTGGCCAACCGGGATGAATTTCATGCCCGGCCCACGGCGCCCGCCGGCTGGTGGCCGGAGCATCCCGGGCTCTGGGCCGGACGGGATCTGCAGGCCGGCGGCACCTGGCTGGGTATTACGCGAAGCGGCCGTTTTGCGGCGCTCACCAATTTTCGTGAAGGGGCGCTTCAGGCCGGCAAGCGCAGCCGGGGGGAGCTGGTCACCGGTTTTCTCACCGGCGAGCGCAGCCCGGCCGAGTATGTGCGGCAGGTGCTGCAGCGAGGCGATGACTACGCCGGCTTTAACCTGCTGGTGGGGGATCTGCGCAGCGGTGCGTTTTACTATGGCGGCAATCGCTGTGAAGCCGGGGCGCACGCGCTGCAGGCCGGTATTTACGGGCTCTCTAATGGCCTGCTGAACACGCCCTGGCCCAAAACGGTGCGGCTGAAGCGCGGTCTGGCCGGCCTGACGGCCGGTGACGATGATGCCGCCCTGGCGCTGCTCAGTGACCCCACCCGCGCCCCCGACGCCGCCCTGCCCGAGACCGGTGTGCCCTTTGAGCTGGAGCGGCGGCTGTCGTCGGTGTTTATTACCGGCGACGACTACGGCACCCGGTCCCAGACGGTGCTGAGTGTGGAACAGGGTCGAGTGCGCATACTGGAGCAGGGCCGGGGGCCCCGGGGCCGTTTGCTGCACCGCCGGCGGGCCGAATGGCGGCTTGCTCCCGGTGTCTGA